In Cicer arietinum cultivar CDC Frontier isolate Library 1 chromosome 1, Cicar.CDCFrontier_v2.0, whole genome shotgun sequence, one DNA window encodes the following:
- the LOC101512679 gene encoding putative F-box protein At3g25460: MDMYRNKFLSNNHSYYDGASILVHVNMRGNLDHPYLNFKTSLYMLSGERFENKVQIDWPNPFQDDYPGFSILGSSSINGILCLYRYFKENKKIVLWNPSTEEFKIIPSSPIESGLYWDKLHGFGYDFHKHDYKVIRHITLFSENDDIDQSYGGKSFKTLWEIYSLQSNSWSQLYIDMPVCSGDKESVRVYLDGMCHWWGLGKTHTCKAYLVSFNMSNEVFVTTPMPSDMDDSCQYHSTGKHLVVLNGSISIISIFSNTATFHITILGEIGIEDSWIKLFIVGPLAFIEHPIGVWKNGNIFFRKEDDELVWFNISTKRIEELGLKSRLKFGNIVYYKKSFCVIGGNK, from the coding sequence ATGGACATGTACCGCAACAAGTTTTTATCTAATAATCATTCTTATTATGATGGTGCATCTATCCTGGTTCATGTAAATATGCGAGGAAATTTGGATCATccatatttaaatttcaaaacatcGTTATATATGCTTTCAGGAGAGAGGTTTGAGAATAAGGTCCAAATAGATTGGCCAAATCCTTTTCAAGATGATTATCCTGGTTTTTCTATTTTGGGATCTAGTAGTATTAATGGTATTCTTTGTCTTTATAGATACttcaaagagaataaaaaaattgtattgtgGAATCCATCTACTGAGGAATTCAAGATCATTCCTTCTAGTCCTATTGAGTCAGGACTTTATTGGGACAAACTTCATGGATTTGGTTATGATTTCCATAAACATGATTATAAAGTAATTCGTCATATAACATTGTTTTCAGAAAATGATGACATTGATCAAAGTTATGGAGGTAAATCTTTCAAAACTTTATGGGAGATATATAGCCTACAAAGTAATTCTTGGAGTCAACTTTATATTGATATGCCTGTTTGTAGTGGAGATAAGGAAAGTGTTCGAGTGTATCTGGATGGAATGTGTCACTGGTGGGGTCTAGGTAAAACACATACTTGTAAAGCATATTTGGTGTCATTTAACATGAGTAATGAGGTATTTGTTACAACACCTATGCCCTCAGATATGGATGATAGTTGTCAATATCATTCGACGGGAAAGCACTTGGTTGTATTAAATGGATCAATTTCTAttatctcaattttttcaaatacagCTACTTTTCACATAACAATTTTAGGTGAAATTGGGATAGAAGATTCATGGATCAAACTCTTCATTGTTGGACCTTTGGCTTTTATTGAACATCCTATTGGAGTATGGAAGAatggaaatatattttttagaaaagaaGATGATGAACTAGTCTGGTTTAATATAAGTACCAAGAGGATTGAGGAGCTTGGTCTTAAATCACGGTTAAAATTTGGTAATATTGTGTATTATAAGAAAAGTTTTTGTGTAATAGGAGGAAATAAATAG